One part of the Glycine max cultivar Williams 82 chromosome 14, Glycine_max_v4.0, whole genome shotgun sequence genome encodes these proteins:
- the LOC100799790 gene encoding mannan endo-1,4-beta-mannosidase 7, whose amino-acid sequence MKLGFFMVFLVLYMILERGILLLPQVEAAAADGFVKVRGVQLMLNGRPYYANGYNAYWLMYMASDPSQRNKVSSVFQKGTNHGLNIARTWAFSDGGYKPLQYSPGSYNEDMFRGLDFVISEARRYGTKLVLSLVNNYDNFGGKKQYVDWARSEGQAIDSEDDFFTNPLVKEYYKNHVKSVLTRRNNFTGVVYKDDPTIMAWELMNEIRCPSDQSGNTVQGWITEMASYLKSIDGNHLLEAGLEGFYGLSKQESNPSFHVGTDFITNNQIPGIDFATVHSYPDQWLPGSSNEDQILFLVRWLNDHIQDSQNIQKPVLFAEFGVATKNISTDSTLRDQFFNLVYSAIYSSASDSGAAVGGLFWQLLAEGMDSFRDGYEVPLDESCSTATLIAQESEKLNRIRMKIFPRVKNSKKWNKAREVRIPRWQGGAN is encoded by the exons ATGAAGCTTGGTTTCTTTATGGTCTTTCTAGTTCTCTATATGATACTGGAACGAGGGATCTTGTTATTACCCCAAGTAGaagctgctgctgctgatggaTTTGTGAAAGTAAGAGGGGTGCAGCTTATGTTGAATGGGAGACCCTACTATGCTAACGGTTACAATGCATATTGGCTGATGTATATGGCCTCTGATCCATCTCAGAGAAACAAAGTATCATCTGTGTTTCAAAAGGGTACAAACCATGGACTTAACATAGCCAGAACATGGGCTTTCAGTGATGGTGGTTACAAGCCCCTACAATACTCTCCTGGATCCTACAATGAAGACATGTTCCGg GGGCTGGACTTTGTGATATCAGAAGCCAGAAGATATGGGACCAAGCTTGTGTTGAGTTTGGTGAATAACTATGATAACTTTGGAGGAAAGAAACAATATGTGGACTGGGCAAGAAGTGAGGGTCAGGCCATAGATTCTGAAGATGATTTCTTCACTAACCCTCTAGTGAAGGAATACTACAAAAACCACGTCAAG AGTGTACTCACAAGACGTAATAACTTCACGGGGGTCGTTTACAAAGATGATCCAACTATAATGGCTTGGGAACTCATGAATGAAATTAGATGCCCTTCAGATCAATCAGGAAACACGGTTCAG GGTTGGATTACTGAGATGGCATCTTATTTGAAATCCATAGATGGAAACCATTTGCTAGAAGCTGGTCTGGAGGGTTTCTATGGGCTGTCCAAGCAAGAGTCTAATCCGAGCTTCCACGTAGGAACAGATTTCATTACAAACAACCAAATCCCTGGCATTGATTTTGCCACAGTTCATTCATACCCTGATCAAtg GCTTCCAGGTTCAAGTAATGAAGACCAAATCTTATTTTTGGTTCGTTGGCTCAATGATCACATACAAGATTCACAGAACATTCAGAAGCCAGTTCTGTTTGCGGAGTTTGGAGTAGCAACAAAAAATATCAGTACTGACTCAACATTAAGGGACCAATTTTTCAACTTGGTCTATTCTGCAATCTATTCATCAGCAAGTGATAGCGGGGCAGCTGTTGGCGGCTTATTTTGGCAACTTCTAGCTGAAGGAATGGATTCTTTTCGAGATGGTTATGAAGTGCCATTAGATGAGAGCTGCTCAACTGCTACTTTGATTGCTCAAGAGTCTGAAAAGCTAAACAGAATCCGGATGAAGATATTTCCCAGAGTGAAAAATTCTAAGAAGTGGAACAAAGCAAGGGAAGTTAGAATCCCACGATGGCAGGGTGGTGCTAATTAA